One Trichoderma asperellum chromosome 5, complete sequence genomic region harbors:
- a CDS encoding uncharacterized protein (EggNog:ENOG41), translating to MLPHLNWAQPEAFVQNMNRLISCLCGVFSEAKEKNGLAQLLLCTVSGTPETFNPLDLVMPAFEVPWRAVFYTLLAVLQDRPSRVDELLSLRDCSARQRPSPQAKAVVFESLRLYPPIRRMRVSRKANAQRTFNTGGTSDVDRTIDAEAILRDSKYWGPAAAEWKPSRFLHSDGDLDSSVLSQSNGWIPFAAGGMKCPASGGFSVRLTIVVAGEVLRQLFPRHDQLQWHLEGPQWDLSSAEGHLLRAGRDEYTHVDIVARSNRLQAADV from the coding sequence ATGCTGCCTCATCTAAACTGGGCGCAGCCCGAGGCCTTTGTACAGAACATGAACCGCCTGATAAGCTGCCTCTGTGGCGTCTTCTCAGaggccaaagagaaaaacgGCCTGGCGCAACTGCTACTCTGCACCGTATCTGGGACTCCTGAGACGTTCAATCCCCTCGACCTGGTTATGCCCGCCTTCGAGGTGCCCTGGCGAGCCGTCTTTTACACGTTGCTGGCCGTGCTGCAGGACCGTCCATCAAGAGTCGATGAGCTGCTATCTCTTCGCGACTGCTCAGCACGTCAACGACCCTCACCGCAGGCCAAGGCAGTTGTGTTTGAGTCTCTGCGCCTCTATCCGCCTATTCGAAGGATGCGGGTGAGCCGAAAGGCCAACGCCCAGCGAACATTCAACACCGGGGGAACCTCCGACGTTGACCGAACTATTGACGCCGAAGCCATCCTTCGAGACTCGAAGTACTGGGgcccggctgctgctgaatggAAGCCGTCTCGATTCTTACACTCAGATGGAGACCTTGACAGCTCGGTCCTCAGTCAAAGCAATGGGTGGATACCATTTGCCGCTGGAGGGATGAAGTGTCCAGCTTCTGGGGGTTTCTCGGTCCGTCTGACCATAGTCGTCGCTGGAGAGGTGCTGAGACAGCTTTTCCCGCGCCATGACCAGCTGCAGTGGCATTTAGAAGGCCCACAGTGGGATTTGTCTTCCGCAGAAGGCCACCTTCTTCGGGCTGGAAGAGACGAGTATACACATGTTGACATAGTTGCGAGAAGCAACAGGCTGCAGGCAGCAGACGTGTAG